A single genomic interval of Zobellia nedashkovskayae harbors:
- a CDS encoding substrate-binding domain-containing protein codes for MKKVRIIGVPEHFNLPWHMAIEEGAFEERGIDLQWTEVPEGTGRMCQMLQDEETDLAIILTEGLVKSITEGNAAKIVQEYISTPLQWGIHVGAKSEFNSIADLKGSKAAISRLGSGSHLMAFVNAQNEGWATDSLQFEIINNLDGAVTALTEGTADYFMWEYFTTKPLVDKGIFRRLGDCPTPWPCFVVAATQKFIDEEKSTINHILEVINNYTSEFKQIPSIDRSLANRYSQQLEDIKEWLKITQWSQKQIPEATLTKVQDTLRELELINKSIPLSQILN; via the coding sequence ATGAAAAAAGTTAGAATAATTGGCGTTCCCGAACATTTCAATCTCCCTTGGCACATGGCTATTGAGGAAGGTGCTTTTGAAGAAAGAGGTATTGATTTGCAGTGGACAGAAGTTCCGGAAGGAACGGGTAGAATGTGTCAAATGCTTCAGGACGAAGAAACAGATTTAGCTATTATCCTAACCGAAGGTCTTGTTAAAAGTATTACTGAAGGGAATGCTGCTAAAATTGTTCAAGAATATATTTCAACACCATTACAATGGGGAATTCATGTAGGCGCCAAAAGCGAATTCAACTCCATAGCCGATCTAAAAGGTTCTAAAGCGGCAATTAGCCGATTAGGTAGCGGAAGTCACCTGATGGCCTTTGTAAACGCCCAGAATGAAGGATGGGCGACCGACTCACTTCAGTTTGAAATCATAAATAACCTAGATGGTGCGGTTACAGCTTTGACGGAAGGCACAGCCGACTATTTTATGTGGGAGTATTTTACAACGAAGCCCTTAGTAGATAAAGGTATTTTCCGGCGTTTGGGAGACTGCCCTACCCCTTGGCCCTGTTTTGTAGTTGCTGCTACTCAAAAATTCATTGATGAAGAAAAAAGCACCATAAACCATATTTTAGAGGTCATCAATAATTACACCTCCGAATTTAAACAAATACCCAGTATAGACCGTAGTTTGGCCAATAGGTACAGCCAACAATTAGAAGATATTAAAGAATGGCTAAAAATAACACAATGGAGCCAGAAGCAAATTCCGGAAGCTACGCTGACTAAAGTTCAGGATACTTTAAGGGAATTAGAGTTAATTAATAAATCTATTCCCCTATCCCAAATTTTAAATTGA
- a CDS encoding response regulator, translated as MRNLERLNSILLIDDDEINNILHSVFINKLDLDLQVNTVLNGQEGIDFIMGKDLELPCMVMLDLKMPIMDGWEFMKAYEESVPKELKEQITIVLVTTSDNEEDKDRAEVNEFIDDFSQKPLSDDTFRHLIQSHFNLAAI; from the coding sequence ATGAGAAATTTAGAGAGATTGAATTCTATATTACTGATAGATGATGATGAGATAAACAACATTTTACATTCAGTTTTTATTAACAAACTAGACTTAGATTTGCAAGTTAATACGGTGCTAAATGGTCAAGAAGGTATTGATTTTATCATGGGTAAAGATTTAGAATTGCCTTGTATGGTAATGCTTGATTTAAAAATGCCAATTATGGACGGATGGGAGTTCATGAAAGCATATGAAGAATCGGTTCCAAAAGAATTGAAGGAGCAAATAACCATAGTACTAGTAACTACAAGTGATAACGAAGAAGATAAAGATAGAGCTGAAGTCAATGAATTTATTGACGATTTTTCTCAAAAACCTTTATCTGACGATACTTTTAGGCATTTGATTCAAAGTCATTTCAACTTAGCTGCTATTTAA
- a CDS encoding uracil-DNA glycosylase gives MTVQIHESWLKQLSEEFEQPYFQELVEFVKKEYAQHTCYPRKKDIFAAFDHSPFDKTKVVIIGQDPYHGPNQANGLCFSVKDGIPHPPSLRNIFKEIETDLGRPYPESGNLECWADQGVLLINATLTVRAHEAGSHQKKGWETFTDAVIKKLSDEKEDLVFLLWGGFAKKKAKLIDKSKHHILTTGHPSPLSANRGYWFGNKHFSQVNDILKSKGQQPIDW, from the coding sequence ATGACAGTACAAATACATGAAAGCTGGTTAAAGCAACTTTCTGAAGAATTTGAACAACCTTATTTTCAGGAACTGGTTGAATTCGTTAAAAAAGAATACGCTCAGCATACTTGTTACCCTAGAAAAAAGGACATATTTGCGGCCTTTGACCATAGTCCTTTTGATAAAACAAAAGTAGTTATTATTGGACAGGACCCGTATCATGGACCTAATCAGGCCAATGGACTCTGTTTCTCTGTAAAAGACGGAATTCCGCACCCACCTTCATTGAGAAATATATTTAAAGAGATTGAAACTGATCTAGGGAGGCCTTATCCAGAAAGCGGAAACCTAGAATGTTGGGCCGATCAAGGGGTACTTCTTATAAATGCAACGCTTACCGTTCGTGCTCATGAAGCTGGAAGTCACCAGAAAAAGGGGTGGGAGACTTTTACGGATGCGGTAATAAAAAAGCTATCCGATGAAAAAGAGGACCTCGTTTTTCTACTTTGGGGCGGATTTGCCAAAAAAAAAGCTAAACTTATAGACAAGAGCAAACATCATATTTTGACTACAGGCCACCCTTCTCCTCTAAGTGCTAACCGCGGTTACTGGTTCGGAAACAAGCATTTTAGCCAGGTTAATGATATTTTAAAGAGTAAAGGACAACAGCCTATTGATTGGTAG
- a CDS encoding DUF3124 domain-containing protein has protein sequence MKKCVLSLLMVSLLYSCIQEKKEVSSINPENWSKRKIDISSKDSLEYGKSYLSIYSQIYSMTEHKTHNLTAMASLRNTSDKDTVYLTKAEYFDTHGKPVRTYFDHPIYLAPMETTEIIIDEVDIEGGTGSNFLIEWKVPKGCPEPLFEGIMNSTMSQQGLSFTTQARRIE, from the coding sequence ATGAAAAAGTGTGTTTTATCCCTATTGATGGTGTCGTTACTCTATAGCTGTATTCAAGAAAAAAAAGAAGTCAGTTCTATAAATCCTGAAAATTGGTCTAAACGAAAGATTGACATCAGCAGTAAAGATTCGCTAGAGTATGGTAAATCCTATTTATCCATATATTCTCAAATTTACAGCATGACGGAGCATAAAACGCACAACCTAACTGCTATGGCTAGTTTAAGAAACACAAGTGATAAAGATACCGTATACTTGACAAAAGCAGAATATTTTGATACTCACGGTAAACCGGTACGTACTTATTTTGACCACCCCATTTATTTAGCCCCAATGGAAACCACTGAAATAATTATTGATGAGGTTGACATTGAAGGTGGAACAGGTTCTAATTTCTTAATTGAATGGAAGGTGCCAAAAGGTTGTCCAGAACCATTATTTGAAGGAATAATGAACTCCACCATGTCTCAGCAAGGTCTTTCGTTTACCACACAAGCAAGACGTATTGAGTAA
- a CDS encoding endonuclease MutS2 — MANIHSKTVQDLEFPTVLKQVSARCSTELGKERALEIAPIDDKEALVEVLGQTAEYLSSFISENRIPPHGFDAINKELQLLRIENTTLEVSSFKKIGTICTTVTAHKKFLKKFKEYYPLLFEVSNKVELNTDIPKEIDVVIDRFGEVKDRASNKLFDVRRQMNQVKGKIGQSFASALNTYHGSDYLDDIRESVVENRRVLAVKAMYRRKIKGTVMGTSKTGSIVYIEPEATLKYSRELNNLEYDEKEEIQRILNELTDQIRPFAWLLAEYQDFLAHMDITAAKASYARDTNSLLPKINDEKRLYLRNAFHPLLYLSNKLQRTETYPQTIELHSENRIIVISGPNAGGKSITLKTIGLLQVMLQSGLLIPVHERSSVCFFSTILTDIGDNQSIENHLSTYSYRLKNMKNFLRICDNETLFLIDEFGTGSDPELGGALAEAFLEIFYERGAYGVITTHYANLKALADELPHTTNANMVFNSKTLEPTFQLVLGEAGSSFTFEVAQKNGIPYSLINKAKKKVERGKVRFDATIAKLQKERSKMAQTGTRLQEEESKAREEAMRLEKLNAKVKSKLEDYQELYDHDQRMVQLGNKIDKAADRYFIDNKKRPLVSELLRIVETENSKRKKKTAKEAKVERTKKAQVKEEVQKEVKVIREKKIVEKKKAVIKEKNKPRPIFQLGDRVRMQDGKAVGTIDKLEKKKAIVNYGIFTTNVSVDQLELVERVKK; from the coding sequence ATGGCAAATATTCACTCCAAGACAGTTCAAGACCTTGAATTCCCTACAGTTTTAAAGCAAGTTTCAGCTCGCTGCTCTACCGAATTAGGTAAAGAGCGTGCTTTGGAAATCGCTCCAATAGACGACAAGGAAGCGTTGGTTGAGGTTTTAGGGCAAACAGCAGAGTATCTGTCCTCTTTTATTAGTGAAAACCGAATACCTCCTCATGGTTTTGACGCCATAAACAAAGAGCTTCAACTGCTTAGAATAGAAAACACGACTCTGGAGGTTTCTAGTTTTAAAAAAATCGGAACCATTTGTACGACGGTGACCGCACATAAAAAATTTCTTAAAAAGTTTAAAGAATACTACCCCTTACTCTTTGAGGTTTCCAATAAAGTTGAGTTGAACACAGATATTCCGAAAGAAATTGATGTAGTTATTGACCGTTTTGGAGAAGTTAAGGACCGAGCTTCGAACAAGCTTTTTGATGTACGTCGCCAAATGAACCAAGTGAAAGGGAAAATTGGCCAGAGTTTTGCTTCGGCTTTAAATACCTACCACGGTTCTGATTATTTAGATGATATACGGGAGTCAGTCGTCGAAAACCGTAGGGTTTTGGCGGTCAAAGCCATGTACCGTAGAAAAATAAAGGGTACGGTAATGGGTACTTCCAAAACAGGAAGCATTGTTTATATTGAACCAGAAGCTACTTTAAAATATAGTCGGGAACTAAATAATCTTGAGTATGATGAAAAGGAAGAGATTCAGCGTATTCTGAACGAGCTTACGGACCAAATACGCCCTTTTGCTTGGTTATTAGCCGAATATCAAGACTTCCTTGCGCATATGGACATTACGGCCGCTAAGGCTTCTTATGCTAGGGACACGAACTCTTTACTACCTAAAATAAATGATGAAAAGCGACTCTATTTACGAAATGCTTTTCACCCATTGTTGTATTTAAGTAACAAATTACAGCGTACAGAAACCTACCCACAGACTATAGAGCTGCATTCTGAAAATAGGATTATAGTTATCAGCGGACCTAATGCCGGAGGTAAAAGTATCACCTTAAAAACAATTGGACTACTTCAAGTAATGCTTCAATCAGGGCTTCTAATTCCCGTTCATGAAAGGAGTTCCGTTTGTTTTTTTAGTACCATATTGACAGATATTGGTGACAATCAATCTATAGAAAATCACCTAAGTACCTACAGCTATCGTTTAAAGAATATGAAGAACTTTTTACGGATTTGCGATAACGAAACGCTCTTTCTTATTGATGAATTCGGAACAGGAAGTGACCCTGAACTAGGTGGTGCCCTAGCAGAGGCTTTCTTAGAGATTTTCTATGAACGAGGAGCGTATGGCGTTATCACAACACATTATGCCAATTTAAAAGCCTTGGCGGACGAGTTACCACATACGACTAATGCGAACATGGTTTTTAACAGCAAAACACTAGAACCTACATTTCAATTGGTCCTAGGAGAAGCTGGTAGTTCGTTTACTTTTGAGGTTGCCCAAAAGAACGGTATCCCCTACAGTTTAATTAACAAAGCAAAGAAAAAGGTGGAGCGGGGCAAAGTCCGTTTTGACGCTACCATAGCCAAACTTCAGAAAGAGCGCAGTAAAATGGCGCAAACAGGCACTAGACTTCAAGAGGAAGAGTCCAAAGCACGAGAAGAGGCTATGCGACTGGAGAAATTGAACGCCAAAGTAAAGAGCAAACTAGAGGACTATCAAGAATTGTACGACCATGACCAGCGCATGGTGCAGCTAGGAAATAAGATTGACAAGGCTGCAGACCGTTATTTTATAGATAACAAGAAACGACCGCTTGTTTCTGAGCTATTACGGATCGTAGAAACGGAAAACAGCAAGCGTAAAAAGAAAACGGCCAAAGAAGCTAAGGTAGAACGCACCAAAAAGGCGCAAGTAAAAGAGGAAGTTCAAAAAGAGGTAAAAGTAATTCGGGAGAAAAAGATAGTCGAAAAGAAAAAAGCGGTTATTAAAGAGAAGAATAAGCCACGGCCTATTTTTCAACTAGGAGATCGCGTCCGTATGCAAGACGGTAAAGCGGTTGGTACAATAGATAAGCTTGAAAAGAAAAAGGCAATAGTGAACTACGGCATCTTCACCACCAATGTTAGCGTTGACCAATTGGAGCTTGTGGAGCGGGTTAAGAAGTAA
- a CDS encoding thiol-disulfide oxidoreductase DCC family protein, protein MENSKQIILFDGVCNLCNGAIQFIIKHDKNDVFRYAPLQSDLGKKLISQRNIDSSSIDSIILIEHGVAYYIKSDAALEIGKQLKGYKTISSILHWIPVNIRDIVYDLIARNRYKWWGKKEQCMIPTPELKSKFLS, encoded by the coding sequence GTGGAAAATTCAAAACAAATTATTCTTTTTGACGGTGTTTGCAACCTGTGCAACGGTGCTATTCAGTTTATCATTAAACATGATAAAAACGATGTTTTCCGATATGCTCCACTTCAAAGCGATTTAGGAAAGAAGCTGATTTCACAGCGGAATATTGACTCTTCAAGTATCGATTCCATAATTTTAATAGAACATGGTGTTGCTTATTACATTAAATCTGATGCCGCGCTAGAAATAGGAAAACAATTGAAAGGGTATAAAACAATTTCATCAATACTACATTGGATTCCCGTTAATATTCGTGATATCGTATACGATTTAATTGCGCGTAATCGTTACAAATGGTGGGGCAAAAAAGAGCAATGTATGATTCCTACACCTGAGCTCAAATCCAAGTTTTTAAGCTAA